A region from the Rufibacter sp. DG15C genome encodes:
- a CDS encoding BatA domain-containing protein, with product MLFLSIGFFLSFIFLILIHFFGVRIRKSIKFSNNQFLLSVLNLSKATQYFKNRVIFSIRALALVFFGLAFILFFSNYKSFDHKLGQGLVVIDDSWSMASKSFNGRTSKLHQIVQDFKRINSPVSTLKYYTTSKAFLKPDSVSELFPSFSQTVISGSKEFLGIGKQIFLASDFQRNNTNSVELLSLANKRELTIVHYGYESQSNVFVDSVWFQAPLRVSSGSFILHARIKVIGSSKIPFVKAKLLNGDYHIGNAEVSIDENGIGNANFSLKKPSKEALLRIIVDDPGNSFDNEYFLILPKTERLEISFFPSLSNSNPIYKAFQQEPGFALRNSLVKTSSVWVFQTENEINKSTQTLMKEWLRQGKSIVIVPSFKSAASIIEMMRALGVKNLSERGNAYSTLPLSRPDFTDPFFKEVFDRRYQKITMPSVTPLLQWQSSFHSILTFQDNSPFLSSFKISDGFVYLFAAPLAGSEFSNHPLFLPVLYQLILKSDPQAPLAYSGDQDKIEFPLTIQMNRESVVELRNGGNVFIPEQRVQPNGVELYLPQELRDPGFYEVLINGNPISTIAINIPSEESDLQSYSKDELQDFFKGTKYPVKVMQANEIQSLQKLIEKDKDGPDLSKYCLILCILLLLVENFVLRNRKSGSAT from the coding sequence ATGCTATTCCTTTCTATAGGCTTTTTCTTAAGCTTCATCTTCTTAATACTAATTCATTTTTTTGGAGTTAGAATAAGGAAGAGTATTAAGTTCTCTAATAACCAATTTCTCCTTTCAGTCTTAAACCTCTCTAAGGCAACACAGTATTTTAAGAATAGAGTAATTTTTTCTATCCGTGCCTTGGCGTTAGTTTTCTTTGGCTTAGCATTTATTCTCTTCTTTTCAAACTACAAAAGTTTTGATCACAAATTAGGACAAGGCTTAGTTGTCATTGATGACTCCTGGAGTATGGCCTCTAAATCCTTCAATGGTCGAACTTCTAAGTTGCACCAAATTGTTCAAGATTTCAAAAGGATCAATTCACCTGTAAGTACTTTAAAGTATTATACTACTTCTAAGGCCTTTTTGAAACCAGACTCTGTGTCTGAATTATTCCCAAGTTTTTCCCAAACAGTTATTAGTGGTAGTAAGGAGTTTTTAGGAATAGGGAAGCAAATTTTTTTAGCATCAGATTTTCAAAGGAACAATACTAATTCAGTTGAACTTTTGTCTTTGGCCAACAAGCGAGAGCTTACAATAGTCCATTATGGTTATGAAAGTCAGAGTAATGTGTTTGTTGATTCTGTTTGGTTTCAAGCGCCTTTAAGGGTTTCATCTGGGAGCTTCATCTTACATGCTAGAATTAAAGTTATCGGTTCTAGTAAGATCCCCTTTGTGAAAGCTAAGTTGTTAAATGGGGATTACCATATAGGAAACGCTGAAGTTTCAATTGATGAAAATGGGATTGGCAATGCTAACTTTTCCCTGAAAAAGCCATCAAAAGAAGCTCTCCTTCGGATAATTGTGGATGATCCAGGCAACTCATTTGATAATGAGTATTTCTTAATATTGCCAAAAACTGAAAGATTGGAAATTTCTTTTTTTCCATCTTTAAGTAATAGCAATCCAATTTATAAAGCTTTCCAACAAGAACCTGGGTTTGCTTTACGCAACTCATTAGTTAAGACTTCATCAGTTTGGGTTTTCCAGACTGAGAATGAAATCAACAAGTCCACGCAAACACTGATGAAAGAATGGTTAAGACAGGGAAAGTCAATTGTTATAGTTCCTTCCTTCAAATCAGCTGCTTCCATTATTGAAATGATGAGGGCATTAGGTGTCAAAAATCTAAGCGAAAGGGGAAATGCTTATTCTACACTTCCTCTTTCTAGGCCAGATTTTACAGATCCTTTTTTTAAGGAAGTCTTTGATAGAAGGTATCAGAAAATTACTATGCCTTCTGTAACTCCGCTTTTACAATGGCAGAGCTCCTTTCATTCTATTCTTACCTTTCAAGATAATTCTCCATTTCTCAGTTCCTTTAAGATAAGTGATGGATTTGTATATTTATTTGCAGCTCCTCTTGCAGGTTCGGAATTTAGCAATCATCCCTTATTTCTGCCTGTATTGTATCAGTTGATTTTGAAATCTGATCCTCAGGCGCCATTGGCCTACTCGGGTGATCAAGATAAGATTGAGTTTCCTTTAACTATTCAAATGAATAGAGAATCTGTAGTTGAATTGAGGAATGGTGGTAACGTGTTTATACCTGAGCAAAGAGTTCAACCCAATGGAGTAGAGTTATATTTGCCTCAGGAATTGAGGGACCCAGGTTTTTATGAAGTACTTATAAATGGTAATCCCATCTCTACTATAGCGATAAACATTCCTTCTGAAGAATCTGATCTTCAAAGTTATTCTAAAGATGAACTTCAAGACTTCTTTAAAGGAACTAAGTATCCTGTAAAGGTCATGCAGGCAAATGAAATTCAATCCTTGCAAAAATTGATTGAAAAGGACAAAGATGGTCCTGACCTTTCAAAATATTGCCTAATATTGTGCATACTTTTACTCCTAGTAGAAAATTTTGTCCTTAGAAATAGAAAAAGTGGATCTGCTACTTAA